The genomic DNA taaaaaagaaagtcggactattatttaatttcttcTGCTAACGCATTTAAGTGACTGAATGGACAAATGTTCTGTTATCTAAAAATTTACCTGCATTGAAACAGTGAAGctaaacaatatatttttaatattcctttaaaaatgtattgttaaaATTATTCTATTTGGTTAAGTTAAAATAGAAACTTTGTATTTTCCTGCATGCGATAATTAAGTAAATGAAATACTTAtcacatttattacattttactaaaaatCTGGGTCTTGTTTCAAGAATTTAACTTtcaatttaaatctaaaactacaGACACTTCTGCTGCAGGCTTCATGctgatttattaaatgtttgtcaCACAAGGCCAATTTTatcatgcatttaaaaaatataaataacaaaaaattgttATTAAGCTGCACAACACATAGAATGGTCAAAGTAAAATGGGCTATAatactatccatccatccatcttcttgaccgctttgtccctttcggggtcNNNNNNNNNNNNNNNNNNNNNNNNNNNNNNNNNNNNNNNNNNNNNNNNNNNNNNNNNNNNNNNNNNNNNNNNNNNNNNNNNNNNNNNNNNNNNNNNNNNNNNNNNNNNNNNNNNNNNNNNNNNNNNNNNNNNNNNNNNNNNNNNNNNNNNNNNNNNNNNNNNNNNNNNNNNNNNNNNNNNNNNNNNNNNNNNNNNNNNNNNNNNNNNNNNNNNNNNNNNNNNNNNNNNNNNNNNNNNNNNNNNNNNNNNNNNNNNNNNNNNNNNNNNNNNNNNNNNNNTATTTTTTTCCTATCTCTTAATCTGATAACTATAAGTTCTGAATTTCTCATATTtatataacaaaatatttttttatgtatttacattttcatttttccacaacCTTTACCCAAAATAATCCTAAAGAACACATGAAGGTTAAACCTTATAAATATTATCCTATTATATATACAATCCAACCTCCGTTCTGGGGAAGTTACAGCCTAAAACTGTTTGAATGTGAACAAGTTTTcgataataaaaacaaatccttaAAGGATCTGTTGGTTTCGTTTTGTTTCTTAGGTTAAGAGCCcgaaaaaatgatgaaaaaagttATTCCTCCAAACGTTTGACAGTCAGAGTGTAATGAAATGCGTTTCATAAATTTCCGACAACGATGAATTTGGATTTAGCCTTAATTGGCGTAGTTACCATAGCAACCCTCAAATTTCTCTTCTGCTCTGacatgtttggatttttaagtctttgaggtttttttttaacttctattttttaatatagaaTATTCTcattatgaacattttatgatcCGGCGCAGAAACAACAGTAACTCAGAGGAACGCTGAAGTCCAGCTGAAGAACAGAATCCAGAAGCCACGTGAATTATTTATCTCTCACCTCCACGATGCGTCCGTTACTCATGACACAGATGAGGTCGGCCCGCTGGATGGTGCTCAGTCTGTGGGCGATGATTAGCACGGTGCGACCTCTTGCGGCCCTGTCCAGAGCCTCCTGCACCACTCGCTCCGACTCTGCGTCCAGAGCGCTGGTGGCCTCATCCAGGATCAGGATGCTGGGGTTTTTGACCAGCGCGCGGGCGATGGCGATGCGCTGTTTCTGCCCACCTGACAGCGTGGCGCCTCTCTCACCTGACCACAGAAAGCAGGAGCGTAAGGCGGCGTCACACGTGGAATTTGCACGTATTGCATGTATGATATTAGGTCAAACGTggtaaaaagtgagaaaagttgtggtctttaagtcaatttttttacaataagaAACCTCGTAAATCAGTGAACTGTTGACTGTTTTACATCCGGATCAAGACTTTTTATTCAGGAGATCTTTGAGAGTTGATTTCTGTCATTGTTTTACTacgttttactgttttttattatttttatggtatACTATTTCCTTTCGATTTGATTTTATGCTACTTTTGTAAAGCacaatgtgagtttttttctgagaaaagtgtgatataatttgaatttaaatatattctattCAAATTCAGAAAACTCATCACTTCAGCTCCTGCCGTGAAGCCTCTCAATgctttatttcaataaaacagtCAGATTTATATTCCTGTC from Oryzias melastigma strain HK-1 unplaced genomic scaffold, ASM292280v2 sc01725, whole genome shotgun sequence includes the following:
- the LOC112139626 gene encoding mitochondrial potassium channel ATP-binding subunit-like, whose translation is PNIIHAIRANSTCDAALRSCFLWSGERGATLSGGQKQRIAIARALVKNPSILILDEATSALDAESERVVQEALDRAARGRTVLIIAHRLSTIQRADLICVMSNGRIVEVRDK